DNA sequence from the Syntrophales bacterium genome:
GGAAAACCGCAAGCGATGCCAAAAGCGCGATGCCCAGGGTCGGGACGGCAAAACGGAACAGCCTGATGCCATTGGCCTTCAGGGCGATGATTTCGCTGTGACGCGACAGATTGCCGAACGTGATCAGCGCTGACAGTAAAACGACGGCGGGGAGCGTTTGCGACAGGGCAATCGGGACTTGGAGGAGGGAGTAGCCGAGCATTTGCTCCAAGGTGGCGTGGTTGCTGAGAAACATTCTTATTTTTTCGAAGAAATCGATGGTGAGAAAAAGAAAGACAAAGATAAGGGCAATCAAAAGCATGTTGCGCAGATATTCTTTCAGCAGATAGCGGTCGAGGATTTTCATGCTTTGGTTCTTCGAGTTCTGAAAAATTTCAGCAGCGTTTTTTCGCGGGCCGAGTTGAAAAATAGTAAAGCCCCGGCAACGGCAAAGATGGCGTTGGGCGTCCAGACGCCGACAAAAGGGGCGATTTTGCCGGATTCGACCAGCCCCTCGCCGATCAGCCGTAACAGGTAGTAGATCATCACCAAAAACACGCCTGCAATAAAGCCGCGGGCGCGAACAGAGCGGTGGGCCCTCATCCCCAGCGGAATCCCAAGCAGCGGAAAGATCAGGCAGGAGAGCGGGATCGCGAGCTTTTTATTTAATTCAATCAGCAGCTCTCTTATTTCCACGTCTTTAAGACTCCGGTCGTTAACCATGCGCTTCAATTCGGGGAATGTCATCTCTTTGCTGGACTTGCGCTTCCCCTCTTCCCCGGCGATGGTTGCCCCAATTTCCAGTTTCATATCATAAAAACGGAAATCAGCCTTGCGGTAGGTGTTCAGATTTGCATCTACGGTATGCGTGCTGCCGTCTTCCAGCCGGAGGGTTATGTAACGTTTATCGGGGTCGGAGATGAGATAGGCGCGGCGGGCGATCACCGTGTTTGCTTCCTTTCCCAGATGGTTGTCGGAGATGAAGATTCCCTCCAGAAAATCGCCCTGCGCGGGAATTCTGTCCGCGTACAGTAGAATATCCTTGAAATAGTCGATAAATATCTTTTCAGGGATGCCGACGCCGGCGCCGCTGCGCGCAATCTCAAACAGCAGCGACCGGGAGGCGAGGTTGCCCTTGGGAACAAGAAAAAGTGTTGTTGCCAGGGTGATCAGAAAGGCCGCGAAGGCAACGCGGGCGACTGGCCGCGAAAGTTGAAGGAGGCTAAGGCCGGACATGCGCAGGACGGTCCATTCATTATCGCCGGATAGTCTGCCCACCCCGATCAGGATGGCAATCAAAAGGGAGATCGGCACCGTATAAACGAGAAACCCGGGGATAAGATAGATAATCAGCCGGAAGATATCGAGAAAAGAAATCCCCTTGTTGACCATCAGATCCATCACCTGCAGGATCTTGCCCATGAGGAGCACGAAGGTCAGCACCGCGAGGATCATGAAAAAGGGGACGACTATTTCCCTCAGTATGTAGCGGTTGATAATTTTGAACATCAATCCTTTCTTCATCTGTTTACATTTTATCCCCGCTTCTACATCGTCAACTGCAACGGCTCGATAAATTTGGGATCCTCATTATCCATGGTGTCAATGATGCATCCATACATGCGTTTTTTTATTTCACCAAAGATCGGCCGTTTCTTCGTGAAGGATTTTGCAAACAGGAGCGACTCTGTCATCAGTTCTTCTGCGTCCTTGCAGGATTTTGTGATAACGTGACTTTGCGCCAGCTCCGGTGCGCCGGCCCTTTTCCCGGTTAAAATGAGTTCCTGCAGTTTATGGTTGGGGATCGCCTTTTTGGTGAGGGCAAGCATCCCAGGAAGAAAAGGGATATTGATGTCTATCTCCGGGAAGCAGAAATAGCCGCGGTCCGCCTTCATGAAGCGAAAGTCGCAGGCGCAGGCCATGATGCTCCCGTCGCCGAAAACATGGCCGTTGATTGCGGCGATGATCGGCATCGGGTAGAGCAGCATCCGTTTAAACAGGCGATTCAGGCCGTACATGAAATCCCTGATTCCCTGAAGGTCATTTCCGGCAACGGCGGTGGTCATCCACTGCAGGTCGATCCCCTGCGACCAGCTTTTCGGATCGTCGGATGTTATTATCACGGAAAATACATCCGTATCATTTTCTATCTCATCAAAAGCGGAAAGAATTGATTCGATAAACTCCGGGTTGTGCCTGTTTTCACCATTAGTCATCGTAATAACGGCGACGGTTTCACTTTTTTGCCATTTAATGGACGACATATCTCGCGCCTCCTTGCGGGTAATAGAGATGGTCAGGATCAATGTCGGTCTGCATGGCATATCTTGAGCGGTATGTCAAGAAGATGGAAATATCCGGGACTCTCGGGGAGATAAAGCAGTAACTCTGCATGGAATTAGACCCGCTCGGGCGCCTTATATTGCATCTTCCAGCAACTGGCCGTTCTCCTTCAACCAGACCTTCGCTTTGTCCATCATCGGGGCTTGTGTACGGACGACGTTCCAGAACCGGGGTGTATGGTTAGTTTCGATAAGATGGGCGAGTTCGTGGACGATGACGTAGTCGATGACAAACATCGGCGCCTTGATCAGCCGCCAGTTGAAACCGACGTTGTTCTTGACGGTGCAGGAACCCCAGCGATAACGGCTGTCCTTGATCTTGATCCCGGCAACATTGACGCCAAGTTCGCGGGCGAGCATCCCGGCGACCAGGCGCTGCTGATCATTGGGGCCGCTGCCGCCGTGCGGGAGGTCATCCACCGTGCGGGGATAGGGATCGGCCCAGCGGTAGAAGTGCTTCTCGCTATGGGTGGCGATGGTGCCGAACTTGGCTTCGTTGCGGCAGGTGGCGATCACGATCTGGTTGTAATAAAACAGCGGCGCGCTGCCTTGATAGGCGGAGCGTGAGCGGAGCCTGTCAAGAGTGTTCGAGCGTAGCGCAACAGCCGGCGATAAGCGAACCGTGTGCGTAGCGAAGCGGAGCTCACGTTCCGCTTATCAGTATGCCTATGCCACGATTTACAATTTACTCAATACGATGAGTAATTTTACTCACCGCAGTAAATGTGTCAAGCATGGTTGTCAGTGATGATTTCTACTTACTCTTGGCACTAACAATAAGCCTTCGGCCAGGCACGAGGGTGAACCTCGCCTGGCCGAAGGCAGATAGCGGGCTTTGCCTATAAACCCCCATGCCCGAAGCGGGCACAACGAAGCATGAAAATCCCCCCTTACCCCCCTTTGGTAAAGGGGGGATGGGGGGATTCATATAAAACTGGGGGAAACGATATCAACAGCCTATTTCACGATCAGACTATTCTTTATGGATTTTACCCATTTGACGCTACGGGTGATTTCAAGCGCTTTATCGACGGCCTTTTGAGAATTAACGAAGCCGCTCAGTTGCACAGCGCCCTTATACGTTTCAACACTGATCTGAAATGACTTTAGAAAATCATCAGCCGCGATAAGAGATTTCACCTTGGTTGTGATAACCGAATCGTCAACGAATTCACCGGCACTTTCATGTGTGCGTGTCGAAGCACAGGCGGTAAAGGTTACGATCAGCATCAAAGCCGCGAAACAACAGATTACGATATTTATTTTTTTCACGATTTTGGCTCCTTTTAATAAGTTAAAACTTTGGTTTGGACAACTTAATCCACTGCACCTATTGAATAATAATTTCAAAAAGCACTCTCATGTTAGCCTTGGCTGCTTCCGAGTAAAGCTCTTTCGGCGCTGCTTCATAAACGGCAGGGTTTGTCTCGCCATAGCCGATGGTGGAAAGCCTGTCCGGTGTAATGATGCCTTCGTTAATAAGGTATGCCTGGACGGCATTTGCCCTTTTTTCGCTTAACTGCTGGTTATAGGCTTCTGTGCCGGAGGCAGAGGTATAGCCGGCAATGCGGACTTTGGCCTTCGGGTTATCTTTCAGCAACTGGACGTTTCTTTTCAGGATCGTCTGCGCTGACGGCTTAAGGTTGGACTTGTCGAAATCGAAATGTACGTCTTCAAAAGCAAGAATAATGATCGTCGGCTCAACTGCGGCGGCCACAATCAGCTCCTCGACCTTTGGTTCAGACGCAATGATGACGGCCTTCTTCTCGACCTTCGGTTCATACTTCATGATAACGACGGGCTCTTTAGCCATCTTCTCCGGTTCGGGGATAACGATTGGTCTATAACGCGAAAAGGACCAGTTCGTCCCGTCGGGCGATTCCAATACTGTACCATCCGTACCAACAACAATAAATTTATCACCCGCATACGTGATTGCCGCGAGAAAACTTGTCGAACCGGACCTTTCTTTAGTCCAGTTCAGTGCATCAGGCGACGACACGATTGTGCCATAGGCGCCCACGGCCACGTATTTCTTCTTGCCATAGGCGACAGCGGCGAGATGCTCCGTCGTTCCTGAATAACGCTCAGTCCATATCGCCCCGTCGTCCGGCGACGTCAGGATTCTTCCCTCCGACCCAACGGCTACAAATTTGCCCTTCGCGTATGTAAGGCCGACAAGGTTGCTGGTATGTTGCGAGGGCTGACGTGCCCAGTAGATACCGTCCTGTGAGTTGAAGATAGCACCCCGCTCGCCGATAGTTACGAAATTATCCTTGCCATAGGCGAGACTTCTCAGGGCATAAATAGTCAGGTTCGCCCTTTTGGTCCATGTGACTCCGTCCGGCGACGTGGTGACCGTACCCTCGCTGCCGACTGCCACGAAGATCCCTTTTCCAAACCTTACGGCACTGAGATCGCTGGTGACTTCGGACTTCCTGATGGTCCATTCTGAGCCGTCCTTGAGACCGGTCAGGATCGTACCGCGGCCGCCAACGGCCACATACTTTTCCTGCCCGTATTCCAGATCGACAAGAGACACGTCAGTCCCGGAATTCCTCACAATCCAGTTATCACCATCGAGCGAAGTCAGGATTATGCCCCTTCCATACGTAATAGCGTAACCTTCATCTGCCGCTTGCGCTCGCGTAACGCCCGATCCAGCGAAAAGCGCAAAAACTGCCATAATAAACATTGATACTGCCAACATCTTTTTCATCTTACTTCTCCTTTCCCATTTTTACTCAACAAGCCTTAAACCGCTTTTTTAGAAGTTACCCTTTGCCTTTTCCCCAATAATAAAAACTTGCCTTGGTGTGAAATGACCATCAATGTAAATAGCAATAGCAAAGGGCCTGCCAAAAAAATAATAAAGATTATAATGTTAGATTGAGGCTTTAATAACAGGGGGTTGGGTTAATAAGAGGGAAGAGCGGAGGAGTGAGTAATAATTTGTTTAGCCTTTATATTTGGTGGAACCTCAACATGTTGAGGGAGACCTGCCCCTTTTTTTTCAGGGTCGGTATGCTTTCCCGATAGAGACATTATGAACATTAAGCTTCGCTTTCGGGAATGACAAATGGTTTTGCAATTGCCTCTTAATAAATGTTTTTTTGAAATTCATGAATTTGGGCTAAGAGTACATTCCCGTAACTTGCTGGGGGAGGAGCATTTTATATTCTATCAACTGCTGAAAAAATTCGCACTCTCTGCGAACACTATCTTCATTCCGGAAGAAAGTTCTGCTCCGGCGATCATAATATTGCCACGAAGACATAACTGCTGGCCGGGGGAGAAATCATTATATATATTTTATTGTCTTGATGTTAGAGCGTTTGTCTCCTGGCGGAGGGAGAACATTGTTCTAAATCTTGTGATGAAAGTGGATACTATCTATCCAGTAGGTTCGGCAAAACGGTTGATATGGGTATTTTATGCGCAGCGGTCGGCGGCGCATAAAAGAATCGCTACTTATCCTTTGACGCCCATATACATTATAAATAACAATAACAGTACTTTGGATATATATTGCAGTTCACATAAGCATAGTGGCACGCTGTTTGCTGTATTACTGCCGAACGGAAATGAGACGTTATCCGCGTGGTGAATTTAAAGAATGGATAAACTTTGAAAGGAGAAGTAAATGAAACGGATGCAAAAAGGTAAGACTCTATTGATTTTGGCGGTGGTCGCGGTATTGGGAATCGGATCGTACGCGTATGCCGATTGGGGTAGAGGTTACGGCCGCAATGCGGGTGAATACGGCAGGGGTTCAGGCTATGGCCCGGGAATGATGGGAAATATTGAAGAGGGATGCGGCAACCGAGGAAATTTTAGCGACGAGGACGCCGCGAAGATGGAAAAAGAACGAGACGCGTTTCTCAGTGCGACGGAAAAGACCCGGCAGGAACTTTATGCAAAAGGGCTTGAGTTGAGAGCTGAATTTGCCAGGGAGAATCCCGATGCCGAGAAGGCTGCTCGTTTGCAGAAAGAGATATCCGAACTGGAAGGGCAGTTTGAGCAAAAGCGAATTGAGCATATGTTTGCCGTCAGAAAGGCCATCCCCAATGCGGGCAGAGGCTTTGCCGGCAGAGGAATGATGAATTACGATTTCGACGATGCTCCCTGCGGGCGATAAAATTTGCCTTCAACCCGAACTGGAGCGGTCGAAGCGACTGTTCCAGTTCCAGCAGGCATTCGATGCGATAAAATAATAGGGAGGTTGAGAAGATGAAAAAATATCTTGCAGCGTTTATCATGATGACGGGCGTTTTGCTCCTGGCCAGCGCCGGAGAAGCTTACTACGGCCCGCGAGGTCTCGGTTGCTGGGGAGGGCCGATGAATTTTGGTTACGGAGGAATGTTTATGGGAATGATTTTGCTGATTGTTTTAATTGCGGCGGCAATCTGGTGGTTCATCAGGGGCGCCGGAAACAGAAATTATGGGCAACCGCAGCGGGAAACCCCTCTTGATATACTGAAAAAGCGTTATGCCAAAGGGGAGATCACGCAGGACGAGTTTGAGAAAACCAGGAAGGACCTTTAGGCGTAAGGATTATGGATTAGCCGTGCAGATGGCGCGGGCAGGTATGAAAGTAACCAGTATGGCAGGAGAAAATTGATTGTCCGGGCCTGTCATAGCTTATACTATCCATCCTGATCCGCGCCCGCTGAAAGGGCCGAAATTAGAAATAAAATTGTTTTTCTTCCCGCCTTCATCAATTCTTCATTTTAACATGTTAATCAGCATCCGGATTTCCTCCCCGGCTTGACGTTTTTGCAAGCGGGAGACGAACGGTGTTGGTTAATATGAAGAAGAGGCGGCAAATGCAGATCAATTCCAGTGCGCTCAAAGCGACAGTTTTCCAGAAAAGATATGGGTTTCTGCTTCTCATATTTTTTTTGCTTGCCTATATCTTACCCCTGGGGGCGGGGGAACTCCTGGAGCCGGACGAAACCCGTTATGCAGAAATACCCCGCGAGATGATTGCATCCGGAGACTGGATTGTGCCCCGGCTGGACAATCTTCGTTACTTTGAAAAGCCGGCGCTGGGCTATTGGGTGGGCGCCGGCTCTTTGCTGCTTTTTGGAGAAAACAATTTCGCCGTTCGTCTTCCTTCCGCCCTGGCAGTCGGGCTCTCGGCGCTGCTGATATTTGCGTTGGCCATTCGGGTGCGGCGTCCGGGAGAGAATAATAATTTTCCGGCACTGGTTGCCGCCCTTGTTTTTCTCTCCAGTTTTGAGGTGTTTGGCGTCGGCAACACGGCCGTGCTCGACAGCCTGTTTTCTTTCTTCGTAACGGCAACGATTGCCGCCTTCTTTTTCGCCTCCGAAGAATCACCCGGCTCCGGCAGGGAAAGAATCTTTCTGGTGCTTTCCGGGCTTTTCTGCGGGCTGGCCTTTCTCACCAAGGGATTTGTTGCCTTTGCCGTGCCGGTTCTGGCCCTTGCCCCCTATCTGCTTTGGCGGCGCCGTTATGTTGACCTGCTTAGGATGAGCTGGTTGCCGCTTCTTGCCGCTTTGTTGGTTTCCATGCCCTGGGCGCTGATGATTCAATCCAGAGAGCCGGATTTCTGGCGGTTTTTTTTCTGGAATGAACATATCCGGCGCTTTTTGGCTGAAAACGCCCAGCACCGGGAGTCTTTCTGGTTTTTCATTTTGGCCGCCCCCGGCATGTTCATACCCTGGACGTTCATGATTCCCGCGGCTGTTCCGGGAGTCAGAGCGCTGCTTAACGAGACCGGGGTAAAAGGGAGGCTTCTGAAATTATCGATTGGCTGGCTGGCGCTCCCCTTTTTGTTTTTCTCTTTTTCCCACGGAAAACTGTTGACATACATCTTGCCTTGTTTTCCGCCTGCCGCGCTCCTGATGAGTTTCGGGCTTTTTGAGGCGCTCCAAAAAGAGCGGTGGAAAAAACGTTTTCAAGGGGGCGCCGTTTTCAGCGCGGCATTTTTCGGGGTTGTCCTGATTGCCTTTTTGCTGCTGCAGTTTTTTGGCTATGACGGTTTTCATCCGTACAGCAAACCCTGGAAAACGGTAATGGCGGTAAACGGGCTTCTTTTTCTTGTGATCTTTTGCATCTCGGCTCTTAGAAGTAAAACATTGGCAAGCAAGGTTTTACTGTTTGGAGTGGCGCCGCTTCTTCTGTTTTTTTTCTTTCATTTTGTGATACCTGACGCGACCATTGCGGCAAAAGCGCCGGGCAGCTTTCTTGAACAGTATAAGAAAGGGACAGATGCCAATTCTGTTATTATTTCCGACGAAGATTCCCTGAGGTCTGTCTGCTGGTATTGGCGGCGTACCGATGTTAACATTATCGGCGGCGCCGGCGAGCTCGATTACGGGCTGAATTATAAGGATGCCAAAGACAGAGGGCTTGATATGAAATCCACGCTTGCCCTGATTGAGGAAAATAAGGGAAAAACAATTCTGGTAGCCCGCGGTAAATATTTTTCTCAATGGCGCAAGCAGCTTCCCCAGCCGCTGTTTCTCGCGGAAAGCAAATCTTTGGGATATGTGTTATTAAAGTTCTGAAAAATTGGTGAATAATAACTCGGTTCGCATAATTTTATTTGTTTGGGACCGGGCGGCTGAGATATCTTAAGGGGCGCGCTTATGAGAGTTTTACTTGTTGACGATGAAAATTCGCTGCGGGAACAAGTAAAAAATATATTGGAAAATCAGCGATATACGGTGGAAACGGCGCAGGACGGCGAACAAGCTCTGGACAAATTGTCCGCAGCCGCGTTTGATATTGTTATCCTCGATATCATGATGCCGAAGATTGACGGCCTGACGGTTTTAAAGCAGTTGCGCAAGGCAAAAATCGGGACGAGGGTGCTGCTGCTTACTGCCAGGGGCGATGCCGCCGATAAGGTCAAAGGGCTCGATCTTGGCGCGGATGACTACCTCGCGAAACCATTTTCCCGCGACGAGCTGCTGGCCCGGGTGCGCGCCTTGTTGAGACGGTCGGGCAGCGCCTCCGCAGCGCTTTTGAAGGTTCATGATCTTGAGCTGGACACGGTGAGCCGCACGGTAATGAGACAGGGGAAACAGGTAGAGCTTACTCCCAGGGAGTTTTCGCTGCTGGAATTTCTCCTGTACAACAAAAACAGGGTTGTCTCTCGTTTCAGTCTGGCCGAACACGTTTGGGGCGATGATTTTGATCCGTTCAGCATGTCTAATTTCATGGATGTCCATATAAAAAATTTGCGCCGTAAAATCGGCGATGGGGAACAGGACAAGATTCTTCAAACCGTGCGCGGGGTTGGATATATTATCAGGGATTCGGAATAATGACCGTCAAAACAAGAATAACGCTGTTCATCGCCGGGGCCGGCTTTATCGCCAGTTTGCTGTTCTCCGTCGTGTTGTTTTTTGAATTGATAGAACAGCCTTTCGAACTTCTGGACGCCGTGCTGCAGGAGGAGGCAGACAGAACAACCAGGATTGTCGTTAAAAATCAGGGGGAAGCGTCAGTTCTTGATCACTCTTTCGATAAAATGCATCCATACTGGATCAGGATTTATCGGCAAGGTTCGCATCAAATAATTTACCAATCCGACCTTGCCAAAGCGGTGCGACTCTCTTCCTTAAATGTCGGCGCCGACGCCGTTGTCAAGGCTGTGGTTCCCAAGGGACAGCCTGCTTCTGAAAATAGCAAAATCCAGGAAGTGAGATTCAGGGTTAAGACCTTCTCCATTAATGCTGATGGCAAAACTTACATTACTCAGATTGCGCGGCCATTGGGGAAACTGGAAGAGGAAATATGGGATATAATTTTCGGAATTATCGCCGGCCTTATTTTCTCCACCCTTATTCTGATCGTCATCAGCCGTTTTGTCGCCGGCCGGATACTGCAACCAATTGGGAAAATGAAGGATTTGGCGGTCAATATATCGGAGAAGAATCTTGAAAGACGGATCCCCACGGGAAGAGGGCATGATGAGTTCAGTGAGCTTGCCGGCGCCATAAATACGATGCTGGATCGTCTGCAATACTCCTTCGTGAAACAGCGGGAATTTTTGTTTGACACGGCGCACGAATTAAAAACGCCCCTTGCAACCATGCGTCTGGCGGTTGAGGAAATTTTCGCTGCTGACGGGGAAAAATCGCGGCCGTCTGCGGAAGAAAACCTTTTGCGCTTGCAAAACCAGGTGTTGCGGATGGAAAAACTGGTCAAGGATATGCTGAATCTGTCAGCGCTGGAGACACTCGCGGGCATTGATTCCCGATCGTTTGATTTTACGGCGCTTTTTTCTTCGCTGCTGGCGGAATATGAATTTCTGGCGGATGCGCAGAGGATCAAGATGGAGATCAGCCTGCCCGAGCGACTCGTGGTCAGAGGAGACCCTGAAAAACTGAGCCGCGCCTTCTCCAATATTATCGACAACGCCCTCAAGTATAATCTGGAGGGCGGCCGGATTGAAGCAAGCGTTGAGCAATCCGCAGCCGGGTTGACGATAAGAATCGGCAACACAGGCGCCGGCATTGCCGCAGCCGAACTTCCCCTGGTATTTGAACAGTTTTACCGGATTGAGAAGTCCCGGTCGTCCCAATTCGGCGGCTCCGGCCTGGGGTTGACGATCGCAAAACGAATTGTCGAACTGCACAGGGGACAGATAACAATTGAGAGCAGGGTGGAAAATTGGACGCAGGTGACGGTTTTTCTTCCCATTAACTCTGGGCAGTTAGTTGCGGCTTATAGTGAAATTTCCGTTTAAGGGAGGATTGGGCGGGTATTCCCCGTTTGACAATTTTCTGTATATGAAATAAGGTAGTTGCACTCGGAGAGAGCCTTCAGTATGAATAATCTCGTCGGCAAATGATTAAGAAAATTTTATGGCTAAGAATCATTAGGAGCTTTATAAAAATATGGGCAGGATTTCCGGATAAATGGGTTTAAAATCAATTAAAATGCTGGTTCTGGTGATTGTCCCCATCTTTGTCTATCTGCTGCCGCTCCCCTTCATGCCGCTGATGGAGCCGGATGAGGGGCGCTACAGTTCCATTCCGAACGAGATGAATATCTCCGGAGACTATGTGACCCCGCGGCTCAAAGGGGTTGTCTATTTCGAGAAGCCCCCGCTTGCCTACTGGGCGACGGCGCTTTCTTTCAAGGTTTTCGGGAAAAACGAATTTTCCGCGCGTCTTTTTGTTGCCCTTGCGGCCTGGGGGTGCATCATCCTGGCCTATCGGATGGGGCTCTTTTTTCATGATCCCCGGACGGGGCTTTACGCGGCGGCTGTACTGACGACATTTTTATATCATTCGGCGCTCGGTCGGATAAACATTCTCGATATGCCGCTTGCCTTTTTCCTCGGGGTGGCGATTTGGTCGGGATTCCGGTTTTTCGCCAGCGAGGAAAAACGGAAGGTTTGGCTTTACCTCCTCTACCTCTTCAGCGCCCTCGCGTTTTTGACTAAGGGACTGATCGGGATCGTGTTTCCGTTCGGCATTATTGGCGTCTGGCTGCTTTTCTCCCGACGGTTCCGCGACATCTTGCGTCTCGTCTCCCCCCTCGGCATCCTGCTGTTTGCAGCGGTTTCGCTGCCCTGGCTGATCCTCGTGCAACGGGAGAACCCGGATTTCTTTCGCTTCTTTTTCATTCAGGAGCACTTTTTACGTTACACAACAAAGATTCATGATCACTATCAGCCGCTCTATTACTATCTCCCCTTCCTTCTTGCCGGAACGCTGCCCTGGATTTTCTATCTTCCCGAGGCGATAAAGGGAGTTAAGGGCGGCGAATCCCTGTTCAAAAGGGAGGAGAAGTCATTTTTGCTGGTGTGGGCAGGGTTAATTTTTGTCTTTTTTTCCTTATCCTCATCGAAACTGGTTCCCTACCTGACCCCGCTTTTCCCTCCGCTTGCCGTTGGTTTCGGCGTGATTTTCCGGCGTTTTGAGAAAAGCCAAGGGGACACGGTCGATCCGGTTGCCGGAGGCTGGCGCCTTGCCGGCATTATTATGCCCCTGCTTTTTCTGACGGCGCTTTTTGTCCCGCTTTTTCTCTCCAAACATAGCGTTAATCCTTCGACATGGCTGGCCTTGATCGCGATACCCGCTTTTATTCAGCTTGTTTTACTATTTTTGCCTTTCCGGATACGAACCAAAGGCGGCCGCGGCTGGTTTTTGACGATTTATCTGCTTTACGCGCTTTTTTTCGTTTCGCTGACGGCGCCCCTGTCCCATTATCTTGCTCCTTACAAATCGGCCCGGCAGCTTTCTGCTGCTATCGAAAGCAATATTCCTCGGGATGCCGAGGTGTATCAATATGGGATATCACTTTACGGCGTTGATTTTTACACCGGCAGAAAAACCCCGATTGTTGATGATATCGGGGAATTGGGGTACGGTGTTTTGCAACTTCCTAAGGAAAAGCGTGATCATTACTTCCTCCATTCGGAGGCGTTTTTCAAGAAGGCAAAAAATACAAAAGGGTTAT
Encoded proteins:
- a CDS encoding HAMP domain-containing histidine kinase, with the translated sequence MTVKTRITLFIAGAGFIASLLFSVVLFFELIEQPFELLDAVLQEEADRTTRIVVKNQGEASVLDHSFDKMHPYWIRIYRQGSHQIIYQSDLAKAVRLSSLNVGADAVVKAVVPKGQPASENSKIQEVRFRVKTFSINADGKTYITQIARPLGKLEEEIWDIIFGIIAGLIFSTLILIVISRFVAGRILQPIGKMKDLAVNISEKNLERRIPTGRGHDEFSELAGAINTMLDRLQYSFVKQREFLFDTAHELKTPLATMRLAVEEIFAADGEKSRPSAEENLLRLQNQVLRMEKLVKDMLNLSALETLAGIDSRSFDFTALFSSLLAEYEFLADAQRIKMEISLPERLVVRGDPEKLSRAFSNIIDNALKYNLEGGRIEASVEQSAAGLTIRIGNTGAGIAAAELPLVFEQFYRIEKSRSSQFGGSGLGLTIAKRIVELHRGQITIESRVENWTQVTVFLPINSGQLVAAYSEISV
- a CDS encoding glycosyltransferase family 39 protein, with the protein product MGLKSIKMLVLVIVPIFVYLLPLPFMPLMEPDEGRYSSIPNEMNISGDYVTPRLKGVVYFEKPPLAYWATALSFKVFGKNEFSARLFVALAAWGCIILAYRMGLFFHDPRTGLYAAAVLTTFLYHSALGRINILDMPLAFFLGVAIWSGFRFFASEEKRKVWLYLLYLFSALAFLTKGLIGIVFPFGIIGVWLLFSRRFRDILRLVSPLGILLFAAVSLPWLILVQRENPDFFRFFFIQEHFLRYTTKIHDHYQPLYYYLPFLLAGTLPWIFYLPEAIKGVKGGESLFKREEKSFLLVWAGLIFVFFSLSSSKLVPYLTPLFPPLAVGFGVIFRRFEKSQGDTVDPVAGGWRLAGIIMPLLFLTALFVPLFLSKHSVNPSTWLALIAIPAFIQLVLLFLPFRIRTKGGRGWFLTIYLLYALFFVSLTAPLSHYLAPYKSARQLSAAIESNIPRDAEVYQYGISLYGVDFYTGRKTPIVDDIGELGYGVLQLPKEKRDHYFLHSEAFFKKAKNTKGLYCATENDEKLARLKKEFPESRILWQSAEYSLLQLNGSTPKEN